Proteins from one Ananas comosus cultivar F153 linkage group 5, ASM154086v1, whole genome shotgun sequence genomic window:
- the LOC109710967 gene encoding ankyrin repeat-containing protein At5g02620-like, with product MERQSSLRLGALERLHSFMEKQKSFRLGSMEKQQSFKERKSKDSPGKKGDTSLHLAARAGNLPHVQKILSECDETQLRDLVSKQNQDGETALYVSAEKGYVDVVREILRLSDVQSAAVKANNSFDAFHIAAKQGHLEVVKELLHYFPALAMTTNSLNSTAFDTAATQGHTDIVNLLLETDASLARIARNNGKTALHSAARMGHVEVVRSILNKDPGIGLRTDKKGQTALHMAVKGQNVDVVLELVKPDVSVIHLEDNKGNKPLHIATRKGNLKMLRALLSVEGIDVNAVNKAGDTALAIAEKCCNEEIAAVLSEVGAVTVKGAVNTPKSPVKQLKQTVSDIKHDVQSQLRQNRQTEMKVKKIKRRLHKLHIGGLNNAINSNTVVAVLIATVAFAAIFVVPGQFAQKPSVGSPPLPPDVIPGQAYIAGNAFFIIFLIFDSLALFISLAVVIVQTSLIVVEQKAKKRMVFVINKLMWLACLFISAAFISLTYVVVDDRWLAWSTMAIGTLIMLATIGAMCYCIVAHRMEEKNMRRIRRASASQSRSWSLSVGSDSELLNNEYKKMYAL from the exons ATGGAAAGACAGTCTAGCCTCCGTCTCGGAGCCCTGGAAAGACTGCACAGCTTCATGGAGAAGCAGAAGAGCTTCCGGCTGGGCTCGATGGAGAAGCAACAGAGCTTCAAAGAAAGGAAGAGTAAAGACAGCCCTGGCAAGAAAGGGGACACCTCACTGCATTTGGCTGCCCGGGCCGGAAATTTGCCTCATGTCCAGAAGATTTTGTCCGAGTGCGATGAGACCCAATTGAGAGATTTGGTTTCCAAGCAGAACCAGGATGGTGAGACAGCTTTGTATGTTTCGGCCGAGAAGGGGTACGTCGACGTCGTTCGCGAGATACTGAGGCTCTCGGATGTTCAGTCGGCTGCTGTTAAGGCTAATAACAGCTTCGATGCGTTCCATATTGCGGCTAAGCAGGGCCATCTTG AGGTTGTAAAGGAGCTCTTGCATTATTTTCCCGCACTAGCTATGACTACGAATTCACTAAACTCTACTGCTTTCGACACTGCTGCTACGCAAGGCCACACAGATATTGTCAATCTCTTGCTAGAAACTGACGCGAGCCTTGCGAGGATTGCGAGAAATAATGGAAAAACTGCTCTTCACTCGGCCGCGAGAATGGGCCATGTAGAGGTGGTTAGATCCATATTAAATAAAGATCCTGGAATCGGTTTAAGGACGGATAAAAAAGGGCAAACGGCGTTGCATATGGCCGTGAAAGGCCAAAATGTCGATGTCGTGCTCGAACTGGTGAAACCCGATGTTTCGGTCATTCATTTGGAAGACAATAAGGGGAACAAGCCGTTGCATATTGCTACACGGAAGGGCAATCTCAAG ATGTTACGGGCATTACTATCAGTTGAGGGCATCGACGTCAATGCAGTTAATAAAGCCGGCGATACCGCTCTTGCCATCGCCGAGAAATGCTGCAACGAAGAGATTGCTGCTGTTCTAAGTGAGGTTGGTGCGGTGACTGTGAAAGGAGCTGTAAACACCCCAAAGAGTCCCGTGAAGCAATTAAAGCAGACGGTGAGTGACATAAAGCACGACGTTCAATCCCAGCTCCGGCAGAACCGCCAGACGGAGATGAAGGTCAAGAAGATAAAGAGGCGGTTGCACAAGCTCCACATCGGTGGTTTAAACAACGCGATCAACTCCAACACCGTCGTTGCTGTGCTCATCGCCACCGTCGCCTTTGCCGCCATCTTTGTCGTACCCGGCCAGTTCGCACAG AAACCCTCTGTCGGCAGCCCGCCTCTTCCCCCTGACGTCATCCCCGGGCAAGCTTACATTGCAGGCAACGctttcttcatcatcttcttgaTTTTCGACTCCCTGGCCCTCTTCATCTCCCTCGCCGTCGTCATCGTCCAAACATCGTTAATCGTGGTCGAGCAGAAGGCGAAGAAGAGGATGGTCTTTGTGATCAACAAGCTCATGTGGCTCGCATGCCTTTTCATATCGGCCGCCTTCATCTCTTTAACTTACGTCGTCGTGGACGACCGGTGGCTCGCCTGGTCCACGATGGCGATCGGGACTCTGATCATGCTCGCGACGATCGGGGCGATGTGCTATTGCATTGTCGCTCATAGGATGGAGGAGAAGAACATGAGGAGGATACGGAGGGCGTCAGCGAGCCAGTCACGCTCGTGGTCTTTGTCGGTAGGATCGGACTCGGAGCTTCTGAACAATGAGTATAAGAAGATGTATGCACTTTAA